TGTATCATCAGGTTTGTATTTAAAATAACCTATGATCATTAATACAGCAATTAAAGACATCTTCATACCAAACATAGTTTACAATTTGTTGAAGCTTGGATTGGACTTACGATAACTTATTTGGATTGGGGCTGGATGTTGAAAGACAATATGATTTTTCCTACATTAGCTGACCTAGAACCAGCTCCACAGCAGCTACTTCAAATAGTAAAATGTTCCTGCAAAGGAGATTGTGATTCTCAAAGGTGTTCTTGCAAGAAAGATGGAATTCAATGTACCTTTGCTTGCAAAAACTGCAAAGGAACCAGCTGTCACAATTCTGCATCAACTGTACACTTTGTTGAAGATGAGCAATGAcactaattaaattttttattgaaattcaatatttttaatagtaaatataattatttcttcGGAGGGTTTTGAACAAGTATTTATTACCTTGATAGTAAtaaagctcattaaaaaaatcaattcttgcAATTTGTTCTAGGTTAAAATATAACTTTACTCCACTATAAGTCCAAATACAgcacccaccaaactattaggtacacgccccttttttcagtgcattcttatggcactacgtgtcttagaaaaaatgcaataactcttgaaccacttgagctagatttttttctttttttccctgagTTGATCTAATGATGAGCTACATTTTTTATACGCATGAAGTCGTCGTAGGATTAatccccacggcgctacggcaTCATTCACTTTATTAAGTACACCCCGTTTCCCCcaatatgcgccgtgttaaatacggcgttttaaaaaatttacaataaatacaaaaaataaagctataatttttttctttgtgccaaaagatgcacaattcttcactctatacgaatttaaagaatgatttacaataaaaccaacTCAGAAAACCCTttcctatacctcaaagttttccacttcaacatttttacggCAAAATCATAACTGGCGCTGTCGCCACCAGAGGCACTGCAAGCTGTAGTCATTTCCTTGGGGGTTAGGCAAGATATTTTTTCATGAACAAAGAGAATTTTACCATTTAATGTAATtgattctttcaatttcttccCGCCGAGGAGGTGAGGTAACATATCATATTGGTATCATAGTTTCTACCCCAAACCATATTATGTGAAAGTTGGCGGCTGGTAGGCTGGTAGCCCGTAGCTTGCAAAAAGATAAGATAAAGATAAGATACCAATAAAATACAAGATACTTTCAAAAGATACaggtttcaaaaaaaaaaatgaaaaaatgaaagaagtttAGCAAAGTTTAGTAGCCTAATCATTTAATCAGTGTTGCTTGCTGAATTTCTGTATTTTTTCCATTACATGTTGAGCATAGTgatcaaatggaaatgaaacgagaaaatttttctcatatttttcgttttgttcatATTCATCGTTTCTCGTTCATTTTCtcgtatataatataataaatcaATTAACAAAAGTTTATTATAGTTTAATCTTAGCAGCGTTCACTTTCGCATTGCACTTGATAAACATGAGGTTAGAAAATAGATCTGGTTAGTTCTGTTTCGTTTGGCACATCACCTTGCTGGTCTTTAATCAAACGGTCTAATGTGAGCACCATTCTCTTGCCGTCAGCAACAGCAGTGACCACGAAAAATCCAGCCACAACCAAAATGACCACGCCCTTTTGTTCATGTACGTGCTCCCCAACTGCTAAGTCCAAAGTGGCCAACGGGAAGACCAGCAGCTAAGAACCGGAATCGGACTGCAGTCCGAGCTCTGAGTGGTTACGTCAACATGAATGCCGTCATCGCTGGATGGGGTACAACATCTTATGGTCAGTCATTTAGTTGCTGCGTTTAATTTGGATTCTTGACgtgactttttaaaaagaatccaCTTTGAAGGTTGGTCGGTTTCACAGAAACTGTTGAAAGCCAACGTCACCATCCAGGACAATTCGATTTGCACTAGTCAATACGGCAGCGACTTCTACGGAAACGCCATATTGTGCGCATCCACACCGGCAAAGATACCTGCCAGGTGAAGATTTCTTTTGAGAGAATACTGCATACTGCTGCTCCTCTAGGATTTCTGTTTTGAATCTGAAAATCAATTCTATTAATAAGGTGACCACGGAGGACCGATTATTGTCAAGGGAGTCCTGATGGGCACCACCGACTTGGGTTATGGCTGTGCCGATCCTGATTATGCCGGAATCGGCCGGAATTTATACCCGAATCACCACTTATGTTGGCTGGATTCAAACAACCCAGACCAGCAATCCaggataaaaataattcaaaacctttaaaaaaaaatttcatgtctatatttttatttggacgTCATTCGtgagtttcattttcaaatggatGACTTGTTATTGGTTATTAAACGCATACATGTTTGTCACCTAGTGCGCAATACAAAATTTGATTGGTCAAGTATAATAACGAAATTATTGTGAAATTCCGAGCCGCTAAATTTTGTCTGTAGTCGCCATAAGGAATCCTGAATACGGTAGTCGCAGATATTTAGTTTGAAACTATATTATTTCatatcaattaaaattaattcaaatcaaaaaataattcatataAATGAATatacattattatttgattatacTATATaaatcttctctcttcttcaaatttacttaaattttcgtttttgttttgtggaaTTTGTTTATGGTCATGCTGGGGGCATATGGAATATGTGACGATTCACCTCTCCCGGACACCGGAATCGGACACCGGATCATTGCTGCTACTTCATTACTGCTACTAGTTAGTTAAAGTAAAATAGACCATTACCCATATATAAAATTGTAAAGTGGTCTTTACTTGGTGCGGTCAAAATGATGGATTACATACGTGAATAATAATTGGATTTGTTACGGACAATAAATGTGTAgttgttaaaaaatattgttttcttgCCTTTATGTGGTCAAAACGAACGTTAGTTTAATAATGTTGTCTTCTTGCGCGCCGCAATTTCCAGGCTTGGAACTCGTACTTATGGTACAAGTTCATGCAAGCGCGGTTGTATTTTCTAATCAGCTTTTGACGATGACGTTGGTAGTCTTCTTCTCTGCGGAAGACTAACGGTGTTGCGTGAGTGTCTTTCATCTGACTTGACCCTGGTGGTGTTGGGGAAGGCAAATCTCGCAGTTTCGATCGGGAGTATGGCGGTGGGCGATTTTCTGGCGAATAATACGGTAAGTCCTCGTTGTCCTGGGTGGCATCGCTGTCCTCTGACGTGGGCTCTCTTGATGGATTCTCATTTTGGTctgcttcctcttcttcggagCTGGATTGGTCGGCGATTTCTTCGTTTAGTTCTTCTCGTTCGGTgggggttttgttttgtacccTGTTCCCTTCCAGTTCCGATAGGCCGTCACAAATAACGTGATCTTGGTGGTACCTTGTTGACGTTGCGTATTCCACTTGGCCTTCTCGCCTTTTTACCCTTGCTGGAATTTTTCTAACTTCCACTCTTACGTCTAGAAGAGCAACCGTTCCCTCGTTTTGTTGTGAGGTGAGGGCGAACATTTCCTGAATCGAAATCTACATCGAGAAGGGGAGGAGTGTGACGATTCACCTCTCCCACTCTTTATCTTCCTTTACCGGATGTCATGGTTCAACACACAACCTCCACTACATCCCGGACATCCTGTGATTGTCTAGTACTACTAGACCAAGAcaccttccttccttccaagACATATCCTTCCTgtgctttctctctctctattgatCCATCACTACAAGTGATGGATATCAGGtgggattttaaatttttttgattgatattatctaagttgaattttaaattgaaaaatgaaagagtagaattccccttttttccgctcccatccctttgttttttctttttggcgcgAGAGAAAACAAGGGGATTGGAGCGGAAAATGGGAAATGGGAAAATGCATAAATACAAACATTATACAAATGTATAATCTTCTACAAAAAAGTCtgtgttaaaaattaaaaacaaattcttaaaaaactTGCTGAACAGCAACAAACAAGTTTTCTGACCAAGTCCTTTAGCTCATCAACTTGTCCCAATGCCTCAATTTTTGCTCCCGATAAACCCTCATTAGTTTGACTTGTTTCAATATCTTTAATCCTTGTGTCTTCAGTGAAAtagagtttcttttttaataatatagaCCATGATATGTTGGTGacatttttctcttagaatcACTAAATCAGATTTTGGAATTTCACCGCATAATGCCATTGAGCTATTAACTGTAATGcacaattaaatgaaaaaatcataaaaatatacACAAAATCAAACTTATAAGATACCCCTGtcaataaatgtttcaaacttGTTGCCTCCAACattactttttatttctttaaaatcagtTCTTGCATCATTATTAACAAAAAAGTGAACAGCAACTGGATACACAGTAGGTTTCCCATTAAGTACTTTTATCATGATTGAACAGAAAGTACGTAACTGCTAAATGAATTGTAATAGATATCAAACAAGGTAAAATAAATGTCGATTGCTAGTAAGCTAAGCAATTTTTAAACGCACAGTATGAAAATCAAGTACAATTCTATAACCTATGAATGCtgatacataaaaaaataagaattatcaTTCACAAGTTATTTTGTGATTAAAACcactattataaaaaaaaacattacatttCAAATTGTATGTCCAATAGTTATTTGATTAACTATTACTAACTACATAGACGAAGCAATCTACACATAAATAACATGTTCCTATTATGCCATTATTTACAGATACAATTCCCCACTCCAATCGAGTAATCAGAGATTCGAAAAACAGGATACTTTCATCCAAAACTGGAAAATGACGTGGAAAAGTGGTTCCAACACGACAAATCCTAccaaacattttgtttctcaTTAAATTCTGTGAGTGTTAGTAATAAGCTATAAGATTACTGTGGATAATATTAAGAAATCAAAGCTGAATTTTTAAGATAcgattttaataaaaaccatGCAGAGCATTAGATACTTAGATCAACAGAGCATGGTATATGCCACGAAGCATTTTTGTCTTTACACAAGAAAAAtgctgcctctattttttttatcattaagGTCTTTTGATGGTGTCCAAGTTTCAGAAATCGATTCAATGGCTGCTTAATAATTTTACTGAGCAAAAGTACCTTCAGTGATTTCAGTGCAATAGGGGATGgcgcaaaaaaatcaaagtataataaaacattataaaaataagagaaaaaaaattaaaaatatcccCAATCATACTATACCTgggaaaaatttactttacgaGTTATTCACGTTTCAAGTTTGGCCTCCGTGGCCCACCTCTAAGACGCAGGACGCAAACGCTTATTCTTAACCTTTCTAACTTACCTTTAGCAAAACACACCCAGCAAATGAAGAATAGCAGCTGCACACCATCAAGCAAGCAGCTAAATAGGCAACTGAAGAACCTGGCAGTGTGTGCtaagaaattgaagaaaaatatgcCAGAGGTAGGTTTTGTAatttaaacttttattttagataCTCTAGTGATGGCCATGGTGATTGGAACATTGATAGTTGCCAATCGTCCAACCTTGCGCATATTCGTTTGTGAAGTTTGCAAAAAGGTACAGTCCCCtcacaaagtttggaaacacggcgagtgtttccgcgcttctaacacgacggcttacgggccaatgtgtctcccttttttcgcGATTACTCACGTTTGAGTTAGTCCCGTTTGAGTTGCGTCCcgtttgaaaatttacctcCCCCCTTCTCTCCCGCATTTATTAGCTTACTTTGGGGGATAAGTGACACGGCAGTGTGGGTAAAAGACACTCGAAATACATTGGAGATTCGGTGGTGTCGACTTTTAATCCAATCTAGGAAAATTGAGCTTGTTCATTTATGCGTAATCCGTTGGGACAACCACTTTTGGCGTAGCTCATTTGCATCTGGATGATTTGTAGCCCTCCTCTCAATCCACGATACTCGTCTTACAACTCCCAATTAGCACTAGAGATTAATCTAGTAGTAACGCAACCACTACTACTCCTGCCGTACTACTATGTCTTGAACTTTGattgggaatttatttttctttctttattatttgtcgTCGTCCCTCTTTTTTGCCAACGCAAATCAGCAGCCATTAATGATTATAACAATGATTATAATAACTGTATAAAATGTTCTATTtaatccccccccccgtaTTTGCAGTATATTTCCGAAAACCTCAAGCATTTCAAAATTAGTCTATATTCatcaaaatcatttctttaatttttgccTTTTTAATAGGCTTGTAATTTGAAAGATCTGGAATTGTCTGGCATACCACCTAGTGATGTCATTTACATGGCTTATGGAGTCGACATAATTCCATCAACATCGGAAAGTTTAGGTGGTGTCTTGCCAAACTTCACTATGAGTAGCGGTGAAGAATTGCTTGAAACCATTGAAACCTGCACATTTACTGGCGTTCCAGACTGCAAAGAACCAATGGTTCATGGATTTCTCTCTGCAGCTTGCAACCGTAAgtcaataaatgaaaaattcaaacaatttgtttgtttttttaatttcttttgtaaaagATACATCAACACGGATGGTGCGAGATATCGTTGATAagcttgctgttgctgctcctgctgctgctgttgctgcttaGTTTAACacgtttcttctttgaaaaacAACCAACTCACCATTTCTATTTCGCGTTGTTTGACCAACTTCTTCTCCAGTTCGGCTTGTTGGCGGCGTTCTTGTTCCAGCCGcaacttctcttttctttcatattcTTCGCgctcctttctctctttttcttcttgctcaCGACGCTGCTGTTCAGCCaaagcttttcttcttttatcaaGCTCAGCTTGCCCTACAACCAACCAGATATTCCACAATCTTTAAGTCTTGCTACGTTCCCAATTTAATGGAAAAACACACCTTTATCGAAATTCTCTTTTCGCTTGTCTTCGAAAGAAACTGGAGACATCATTTTCATGTCGTCGGTAGGTGGTGGTGACGTGGCGATCAAACCTTGTACATTGGACTCGGGTGTTGATGGTCCTTTCGGACTGGTTAGCGAACCGGATGCCGCATTCACTAAACAAGGACGACGAAACGTTGGCGGCACGAGTTCTTGCGGTAATGTATCTGGCAATTTATCTCCAGCTCGCACAACGTCGCATAAATGCATAGCTAATACGAACTCGTCGCACGACAAGCGCCCTAGCGACAGTCTCGTctatgtaatttttaaaaataactagcAATAGTCAACCCTCCTATGTTAACTTCAAGGTGTAAAGTGTTTTCCTTGTCCGATATTCACTTGccagttcttttttcaaacccAAAATTTATCGCGTCCAAGAACAATACTTTATTCgccaattatttcatttatttgtcagatattaattttatttgtctttctttGTGGTTCCATTTGAACTTTAAGCGTCCGCGCGATTTGGTTCTtagtttgtttaattttcagaTGAGATTTATCCCTATATATATCTCGTCCAAGTTTCACTCCTGTTATACCCAAAGAAGTCCAAGTTATACTCTGTTCgccaattatttcatttatatgtcaaataactttttttcttcattctgtgCGATTCCATTTCAACTTTCGATGATGGATCCGATGATGGACTCACGTTGACGCCGGTGACGAGGATGTTGTTGTGGCAATTTTCGGCCGTGTCGTAGGTGCATCGATGTCCGTCGACGCACCAGTGTCAGGGGTAGGACGAGGAATTGCATTCCGTGCATGACGTGTACGTGGTGCAGTCAAAGAAGGTGAAATTGGTGGCAACGATATCCGGACCCGTGGTCATCCGCACCGAAAGTTTAGTTGTGAAATAATgcgtaagaaaaaaagatataaaatataaataaaataaaataccttttgttaaaaaaagaaaaaagaaagacccCATTTCAATAGAATGTCACAAGTCTCTTTTTGCTTCGTGACACAAGCGCTAGTGATCCAATCAATCGATCGAAGAACTGGCAATCGAACGGCAACTCTGCATCCAAGGAAATTTTGCAGGTTAGATGCTGTATTTCCAACTACCCATTTCAATTCCTCATTATTCGAATAAAATATTGGCTTTCATCTCTTTGAGACAACGATTGTGATATCGTTGAACAGATAAGAAGcctttattcaaaattttttagcaCACTTCATTGAAGTGACGCCCAACCTAATTgatgaaaactaaaaaaaaaacaaaaacatgtttTAAACGTTTGGGGTTGGTCTATTTTTGGATTTCGGTTTAATTTACTCGCAGCGCTAGTTGACTGAATGTAGCTGTCATCTAGCGGTGGGTAAATTAACTTGACCATTTTGAAATTCTCTCCAATTGCATTTTGATCGCTGAGTTTCAATGGAATTCTACTACAAGAATTCGACTGAATTTCTCTCcgttttgttgattttaaaacaaatattgcTTGCAATTACTGCGAAATGCAGCCATCTAGCGATGCGGCTTATAACCGAGCTTCGTGCTCCCTCCACATCCGCACTTGACGGACGTGACTTGTAGATGGGCGGGATGGTGGGGGGGTTATCATTCCGGATGAGAGGCAATCCATTTGGTGACTGCTCAAAAGACAGATGGGCAAGACATTCATGAAAATATGATCACCACGTGACAACTTTACGTGACTCGGTTAAATGTCGGAAGTACCCGCTTCTtccacacatacacacacaacaaaaaatgtcattccttttttattctgtCCGGATGGACAACGGCAACCGATCAAGTGTGTGCTGTCATACAAGTAATGATGGTAGTGATGACGCATCTATCTGCCCATTTATATACATCACATATCCCGATGGCTTATAACGTCCAAACGTCTaatgtaagaaagaaagaaggaaagaaataggaagaagaagaggctctTGAATATCTGGCGATCGATGGGTGATGACTACATTTACGGAGATAATGCGGGATGATGTGGCCAGTTGGACAGCGAAATGCCTAGCCCCAAAGGCTCAAAGAGATCACACATTTGTGCCATCGAGAAGAAGGTTAGTAGCTGGTAGAGTTAGAGTGGAGGGGGGAAGCGAAGCCGGACTTTTGTTTCAGAAAGGGGTTGGATTTATCGGAGGGGTTTGAAATGTGTGGACAcagtcagaagaagaagacgtacAATTTCTACATTTACAGGACGTCATGTTACCCATAGATGTAGTACTATGATTCATTCATGGCGTGAAAAGGGAGAAGCGAGAGCCAGAGGGGAGAGTGAAGGCTATCCATCACAAGGAGGCAAACAGATCTACACTTAACTGTGATCCTATAACTCGATCAGATGTGGCGGCGTACAAGTAAATCGCCGCCGTGCATAACAGGAAAGCATTTTAATATGTAAGAGTGATTCCAAGTAACAGAATCCTCTCAGATATTATGGCAACAGCAAATCAGTTTGatgtgttttctgtttttctttttttccctccaagTTGTCGATGCTGCTGCTATGCTGTATAGCATTCCGGAATATTATTGCCGCATGTGGAACTAGTTGGACAATGTGCAAACTGTTCACTACCTCATTCCCGACCTATTTGAAACTCCACTTTGGAGCGAGTATATAGCAACTCTCTGGCACCGGCATTTCGGTGCGTTGCTGGAATGCCGGTCGACTATTTGCTTTGCGCTGCTTGTCTCTGTAGAGAGTAGACAAAGTCGCTAAAGATGGCCCGGGTTGGACTCTCTTTAACAGTTGTCAGCTCTGGAATGTCGTGCgtgtagagagaaaaaacaaacagacgaGCAACGCCCAGTGATTAATGACGTCGAACATCTCCAGGaccgacaaacaaaaaaaaaaaaagattttaaactCTCAACCCAACACCCAGCGAGAGAGACCAAAATTGATCGATGATGTCGTGTTTCACGTCCTCGTTATGCGATTCTCAAGATGGCACGCAACGAAAGAGAGGGAAAAGTAAATAAGGTTTTTGCCCGTGTGTTTCTCTGTTTTATGTCACTTGGCTCTGTTAGACGACGTTCTCTGTCTGTTAAGCGCAAGAAACAATGTTGTATGGTGGGGGGCGACTTTTGTGTCGATTGTTGATCAACCGATAGAGACCCCACACGCGTTGGAAGAGATGAAACTGTTTTCTAGAGCCTCGTATACcagcaagaaaagaaaaaaaaaactttttcaagagagagaaagagagaggaacCGAGGACTTAAGTATTCTTGATACCTCTCCACCAGCTCGACTCGTTTCGACTAGTCCTTAAAGGTTAAGATTATTCGGGCGCGCGGGATGAAGAGGAAGTCAGATAGACACAGGGAAaggcgggagagagagagagaggtcgaTGAATACTCATCCGTTGAGATGGATGGCCGCGTGACATCTTCCGCCGCTGCAAATCCCTTAGACACGGACGCACTTCCGTCCGGTCGCCCTAACCCACCCAACGCCCATCTGGTGGTGCGGCGGCAGCAGATCCCGTCCCGTCCGACACAGttgagagacagagagagttATGACTGCCATGAGTATTGTAATATTATAAGCACATAAAAACAAACCCATTCAGGGAAATGCGttcgcaatttttttattgcaatgAATTCGGCGTctaatttgattcattttgaaatttttgcagGAGCATCGACCGCCCCGCCAACGAGCACTAACCAACCGAATTCGTCTTGCTCTATACGCTACTGTACATCGTGGACGGAAGAGCCGGCCAACACCAACACGTCATCCTCGTCGTCTTCGTGGATTTGTGGTTGTAGCGACGATTTTCTGCTGAAGAATTCTTGCTACTCTGTTTACGCCACCTTCTGTGTGACGGGTGAGTCCTGCCCATCGGCAATTATTTATGATCATTAAGGATTATCATTTGCTATTCTGTCGAATATGTTATTTAGTCCGTTGTCTGTTGGCGTGCTTGATTTTCCGCTATTGGAAATAAGGGGGAGGGAATAAAATAAGAGATGATGATGGGTACAAGTGAAGTATGGTTAGgtgccagttttttttttgtgcagaCTCGTTTTCAATCTGTACTGGTTGTCCAAGCCAGGTGCAGctgaatttcaaatataaaCTAAAAATCGACAACGCCGCACCCTTCCTCAACCTGACGTTTTGTCAATCATGTCTGTCGCCATTTGTACTGAGACAACTTTTCGTTGAGAAGTGAcaataaaaatagattttgtaTTACCAAGGATCTGACAGATTCAACATTTCGTCTGTAGGAACGGTTTCATGATTTCTTGTATCCACCAAGtgtaattgaattttgattacTACAAGCTCACGTTAACTGAAACATTTTCGTTATTATCGTTCAGTGTCCTGGCGTTAGGTCTCCTGTCGTGTCGAGTGTCGAGTCGAGTGTCGAGAAGTTGTCTTCGGTTCAGTTATGTATAAGCAAATCTCAAAAGATTGTgcgttaaaatttcaaaaagaatatATGCAAGAAGTTTGCTATATTCACCGCACTGCCTTTAAAAAACTTC
The sequence above is drawn from the Daphnia pulicaria isolate SC F1-1A chromosome 1, SC_F0-13Bv2, whole genome shotgun sequence genome and encodes:
- the LOC124322504 gene encoding intersectin-2-like gives rise to the protein MHLCDVVRAGDKLPDTLPQELVPPTFRRPCLVNAASGSLTSPKGPSTPESNVQGLIATSPPPTDDMKMMSPVSFEDKRKENFDKGQAELDKRRKALAEQQRREQEEKERKEREEYERKEKLRLEQERRQQAELEKKLVKQREIEMVSWLFFKEETC